One part of the Salvelinus sp. IW2-2015 linkage group LG28, ASM291031v2, whole genome shotgun sequence genome encodes these proteins:
- the LOC111954497 gene encoding gap junction Cx32.7 protein-like — MGDWNLLGSILEEVHIHSTIVGKIWLTILFIFRMLVLGVAAEDVWDDEQSEFVCNTDQPGCKNVCYDDAFPISLIRYWVLQIIFVSSPSLVYMGHALYRLRALEKERHKKKAFLKAELEGAEPIHEDRQRMIERELRKLEEQKRVRKAPLRGSLLRTYVFHILTRSVVEVGFIVGQYVLYGIGLDPLYKCERLPCPNSVDCFVSRPTEKNIFMIFMLVIAGVSLFLNLLEIFHLGVKKVKQSLYGNKGADDDSIVYRSKKNSMVQQVCVLTNSSPQKMMQFTQTACTMDAVPLYMPSVAPHNDGGGTNGSEQYPRQLGAVERCYTLDQRDHSCSSDDSNGPKGSGQTRHDGAQPPPSLMASHMEIPAALQNQLRKQSRVSALQDYSDMSDSPDSDHYPTARKASFMSRGLSQTNLASPPDSPNSGSGADTEAKRIAQGESPPMTPPPASGRRMSMSMILELSSIMKK, encoded by the exons ATGGGGGATTGGAACTTGTTGGGGAGTATCTTAGAAGAGGTACATATTCATTCAACCATTGTGGGAAAAATCTGGCTAACCATCCTTTTCATATTCCGGATGCTCGTACTTGGTGTGGCAGCAGAGGATGTTTGGGACGATGAGCAGAGTGAGTTTGTGTGCAACACGGACCAGCCTGGGTGTAAGAATGTGTGCTACGACGATGCATTCCCCATTTCTCTTATCCGATACTGGGTGTTACAAATCATTTtcgtgtcctctccctctctggtgtaCATGGGACATGCACTGTACCGTTTAAGGGCCCTTGAAAAAGAGAGACACAAAAAAAAAGCTTTCCTGAAAGCAGAGCTAGAGGGCGCTGAGCCCATtcatgaagacagacagagaatgatAGAGAGGGAGCTGAGGAAGCTGGAGGAACAGAAGAGAGTAAGGAAAGCTCCACTCAGGGGCTCCTTGCTTCGCACATATGTTTTCCATATCTTGACGAGGTCGGTGGTGGAGGTTGGCTTCATAGTCGGACAATATGTACTCTATGGCATTGGGCTGGATCCTTTGTACAAATGTGAGAGATTGCCTTGCCCAAACAGTGTGGATTGCTTTGTGTCCAGACCAACTGAGAAGAACATTTTCATGATCTTCATGCTCGTCATCGCTGGGGTTTCTTTGTTCTTGAATCTCCTCGAGATATTCCACCTGGGAGTGAAGAAAGTCAAACAAAGTCTGTATGGAAATAAAGGTGCAGATGATGACAGCATAGTATACAGGTCCAAGAAAAACTCCATGGTCCAGCAGGTGTGTGTCCTTACAAACTCATCTCCCCAAAAGATGATGCAGTTCACTCAGACAGCTTGCACAATGGATGCTGTCCCCTTGTACATGCCTTCAGTAGCTCCTCACAACGATGGTGGTGGCACCAACGGCTCAGAGCAGTACCCTAGACAGCTGGGGGCCGTGGAGCGCTGCTACACCCTGGACCAGAGGGACCACTCATGCAGCAGTGATGACTCCAACGGGCCTAAAGGCTCAGGCCAAACTAGGCACGACGGAGCACAGCCACCACCTTCACTCATGGCCAGCCATATGGAGATACCAGCAGCCCTGCAGAACCAGCTGCGCAAACAGAGCCGGGTCAGCGCTCTGCAGGACTACAGTGACATGAGTGATTCACCTGACAGTGACCACTATCCCACGGCGAGGAAGGCTAGTTTCATGTCCCGGGGACTCTCTCAGACCAACCTGGCCAGTCCTCCTGATAGCCCTAACTCCGGGAGTGGGGCGGACACAGAGGCCAAGCGTATCGCCCAAGGAGAGAGCCCACCTATGACCCCGCCTCCAGCCAGTGGACGAAGAATGTCAATG AGCATGATTCTGGAACTGTCTTCAATCATGAAAAAGTGA